The following are encoded together in the Silurus meridionalis isolate SWU-2019-XX chromosome 2, ASM1480568v1, whole genome shotgun sequence genome:
- the hps1 gene encoding Hermansky-Pudlak syndrome 1 protein isoform X2, with protein sequence MKCLLIATESAEVLFYWTDQEFEQNIKKQYGTPQEESGRPPAFADSINTLFAPIIISCSTMVDRLGDGYTSFSTENGHIYALHQFEECLYIAVNGDGEESDEDLKRKIFVMKKFTEILFGMVTLSSTLLRKELRPSDTEQRNRVWKKLQSLLETYSRLREQDQSFLVEAVERLIHPTLCEQCIEFLERKLVLQMNNSTERGGEEVLHAFILVHTKLLAFYSSRNASTLSSSDLLALIIIVQDLYPSNLEVDETPSEDVDNISAPEVFYTPEPSPNERDSDG encoded by the exons atgAAGTGCCTTCTGATTGCCACCGAAAGTGCTGAGGTCCTTTTCTACTGGACTGACCAAGAGTTTGAGCAGAATATAAAGAAGCAGTATGGGACACCACAAGAGGAGAGTGGAAGA CCTCCAGCCTTTGCGGATAGCATCAACACATTGTTTGCTCCAATCATCATCTCGTGTAGCACTATGGTTGACCGTCTGGGTGACGGCTACACTTCTTTCAGTACAGAAAACGGTCATATCTATGCACTACATCAG TTTGAAGAATGTCTGTATATTGCTGTAAATGGAGATGGTGAGGAGTCTGATGAGGATCTAAAGAGGAAGATCTTTGTAATGAAGAAGTTTACAGAGATCCTGTTTGGCATGGTGACACTCAGCAGCACCCTTTTAAGGAAAGA ATTGCGGCCCTCAGACACAGAGCAGAGAAACCGTGTATGGAAGAAGCTGCAGAGTCTCCTTGAAACGTACAGCCGTTTACGAGAACAGGACCAAAGTTTTCTCGTTGAG GCGGTTGAGAGATTGATCCACCCCACACTTTGTGAGCAGTGCATTGAGTTTTTGGAGCGGAAACTGGTTCTGCAAATGAACAACAGCACTGAAAGAGGGGGGGAGGAGGTGCTGCATGCCTTCATCCTGGTGCATACCAAGTTATTAGCTTTCTACTCGAG tcgtAATGCCAGCACTCTTAGCTCTTCTGACCTGCTGGCATTGATCATTATTGTGCAGGACCTTTATCCCAGCAACCTTGAGGTTGATGAAACTCCTTCTGAG